Genomic segment of Myxococcus stipitatus:
GGCCCGTGAGCATGATGCGCTGGGCGCGCGGCTCCTGCTGCTTCACCCGGGTGAGGAACTCCACCCCGTTCATCCCCGGCATGCGGAAGTCGGAGATGACGACCTCCGGACGGAACGCCTCCACCGTCCTGAGCGCCTGCTCCGCGTCCGTCGCCGTCTCGATGTCCCAGTCGCCGCGCCGGAGCACCCGGCGGATGGACTTGAGGATGTTCTCCTCGTCGTCCACGAGCAGCAGCCTTCCCCGCGGGGCGGTGTCTGCTTCGGGGCGATGTGCGGCGAGGGGACCCATGGGATTCTTTCCGTCCCATGACATTTGCAATGCTTTTGCCAGCCGGTGGGGCACTGCAAACCCATGGAATCACGAGATGATTCGACTCCCCGACAATCAAGAGTCGGGGGTCATCATAGACTCACCACGGACTTACGGGTCAAATCAGACCCGGGTCTTTGACCCAGGTCAATCGTTGGGCGAGGAGACAGTCGGGAGCAGGGGCAGCTGGGAGTGGAGGCAGATGCGGTCCCGGCCGTCGGCCTTGGCCCGGTAGAGGGCCTCGTCGGCGGTGAGCAGGAGCTGCTCGGGGCTGAGCACGCTGCGGTGCGGGAAGCTGGAGACGCCCAGGGAGGCGGTCACGTTCAGGACACCGTCCGGGCCCACGCGCAGGGTGCCCAGGTCGCGGCGCACGCGCTCGGCCACCGTGAGGGCCCCTGTCAGCTGGGTGCGCGGCAGGAGCACAGCGAACTCCTCGCCCCCGTAGCGCGCCACCAGGTCCGTCTCGCGCACGCTGCGCTGGAGGGCGGCGGCCACCTCGCGCAGCACCCCGTCCCCCGCGGTGTGCCCGTGCCGGTCGTTCACCTGCTTGAAGTGGTCCAGGTCCAGCAGGATGAGCGCCAGCGGGTCGTCATACCGCTGCGCCCGGCGGAACTCCTCGCGCAGCCGCTCCTGGAAATACCGGTGGTTGTGAACCCCCGTCAGCCCGTCCGTCGAGGACAGCCGCTGCAACTCCCCCACCTCCCGGGCCAGCTGCTCCATGCGGGCCCGCGAACGCAGGCTCCGAGCCACCCGGGCCCGCAGCTCCTCCGCATCCCATGGGTCGAAGACGACCTCGGCCCCCTGGGCCAAGGCGTCCAGCCAGACGGCCCTCGCATCGCGGTGGGCCAGCACCACCAACGCCGGCCGCTTGCTCCCGTCGGGACCCAGCAGGTTGTCGAGCCAATCCCGGGTCAGCTCCGCATGAGGCCCCACGGACCACAACACCAGGTCCACTTCGGAGGCCTTCCGGCGTACCTCGGGGCCAGGAGCCGCGTGGCGCAGGCTGTAGCCCTCCGTCCCCAGGGCCTTCACCAGCCGGACCATCGCCGACTCCGCTTCGTCCACCACCAGCAGGGTATAGGGCGTCGAGCTCACAGCATCCCCGTAAAATGGTAATTCTACGGTAGCACAGCGGTGCTACCGAGTGGGAGGGCTGTGATTGATTTAGGACTCGGGCCTTGCTAGCGAGCCGGCCCAGCCAGCCTTTTTTCGAGCATCGAGGTCCTCGTGGCCAAGTACCCCAGCATCAGTCTCTTCCTGCCTGCGTGGAATGAGGAAGACTACGTCGAGCGCGCAGTGAGCCGAGCGTTGGAGGTCCTGCCCCAGCTCACGGACGACTTCGAAATCATCGTCGTCAACGACGCGTCCACGGACCGGACCCAGGAGCTCGCGGAGGCCATGGCGCGGCGGATTCCCCAGCTGCGTGTCATCACCCATCCGGTGAATCTGAAGCTGGGCGGGGCCATGCGCACGGGGCTCGCCGCGTCGACGAAGGACATCATCGTCTACTCGGACATCGACCTGCCGTGGGACCTGCGGGAGCTGGAGCGCGCGCTGCACCTGCTGGAGTACCTGGAGGGCGACATGATTTGCGCCTTCCGGTTCGACCGCACGAGCGAGGGCTCCAAGCGAATCGTCTATTCGTTCGTCTACAACCTGCTCATCCGCGCGCTCTTCGATGTGCAGATCAAGGACATCAACTTCAGCTTCAAGGTGATGCACCGCCGCGTGCTCGAGTCCATGGAGCTCAAGAGCCAGGGCTCGTTCATCGACGCGGAGCTGGTGGTGAAGGCCATCCGCAAGGGCTTCCGCGTGTTCCAGATGGGCGTGGACTACTTCCCGCGCACCCGCGGCGTCTCCACGCTGGCCTCGCCCTCCGTCATCGTGAAGATGGTGAAGGAGCTGGTGCGGCTGTACCCGGAGACGCGCACGCCGTCGGCGCCCGCGCAGCCGGTGCGCCTGCCTCCGTCGGTGCAGCCGCTGCACTCGGTGCCGTCCACGGGCCGGGCGGCGCGGGGCTGAGCACGCCGTGGCATCACGCCCCACGCGCCTCGTGGTGAACGCGGATGACCTGGGGCTGCACGCGTCGCTCGACGCGGGCATCCTCAGGGCCCACCGCGAGGGCATCGTCACCAGCGCCACGCTGCTCGCCACGGGCCCCACGGCCCGCGAGGCCGCATCCCTCGCTCGCGCGCAGGGGCTCGCGGTGGGGCTGCACCTCGCGCTGTCCACCCGGCTGACGCCCGCCGCGCCTGCGCACACCGTCCCCACGGTGGCGCCGGAGGGAAGGCTGCGAGGAAGCTGGGCGGACTTCGCGAAGGCGTGGCTGACGGGCAAGGTGCGGCGCGAGGAAGTGGCAAGAGAGCTCGACGCCCAGCTTCAGCGCGCGCGAGCCCTGGGCGTGGAGGTGGACCACCTGGATGGCCACCAGCACCTGCACCTCTTGCCGGGCATCCGGCCGCTGGTGGAGTCGATGGCCGCGCGCGAGCGACTGCCGTTGCGTTGGCCGGACGCCCTGCCCCGCGTGGGCTGGCTGCGCACTCCGGGCCCCGCGCTGAAGACGACGATTCTCACGATGCTCGCACGCACCGCGCCGCGTGCGCCCCACGGCGTGCGGCGCGTGAGCGCGGGCGGCGTGTTCGAGGCGGGAAAGCTCGACGAGACCGCGCTCCTGTCCGCCCTGGACGCGCTCCCCTCGGGAGACTTCGAGCTGGGCTGCCACCCGGGGGAAGGCGCGCCGCACGTGCCGGAGGACCCGGCCTGGACCTATGGCTGGCAGGCGGAACTGGACGCGCTCACCAGCCCCCGCGTGAGGGCCCGGCTCCAGGAGCGCGGCGTCCAGCTGCACTCCTACGCGACGCTCGCCTCCGCCACGTAGAGCACGTGGGGCGTGGTGTAGCCGCGCCCCAGGTCCACCACCTCGCGCACCGAGAAGCCCGCGTCCGCCAGCAGGGCCCTCATCTCCGCGCGGGGCTTGAGCACCATGCCGCCGCTGGCCTTCGTGCGCCCCAACAGCGACACCATCACCCACTCCTGCGCCAGCGCCTTGCGGTGCTTCCAGGAGCCGTCGCCCTCCACTTCCTTGAGCAGGAAGCACCCGCCGGGCTTGAGCAGTCCATGCACCGTGCGCAGGAAGCCGGGCCACTTCGCCTCGGGCAGCAGGTAGAGCACGTCACACACCACCGCCGCGTCACAGGCCCCCGGCAGCCGGGGCGCGAGCGCGTCCTCCACCGTCCCCTCGGCGAGCTTCACCTGGGCCAGTCCGCCGAGCGACCTGCGCGCCCACTCCACCTTGCGAGGGTCCGGGTCCACGGCGTGCACCGTGCGCGCGGGGTCCGCCAGCGACAGGAGCGCGGAGAGCAGGCCATGGCCACAGCCGATGTCCGCCACGGTGCCACCGGGCATCCGCTCCACGACGGAGAGCAGCGGCGCCGAGGACGCCCGGGCATGGACGTGGAAGCGCTCCGCCGCGGGGAGTCCCGAGTACAGCGCGAGGGCCTGCTCCAGGAGCGTGGTCATGAGATGTAGTGGTCCGAGCCGAAGGCCCAGGACAGGAAGAGCACCGACGCCGCGCCGAACGCCACCACGCCGCGAAGCAGCCTGGGGCGCTCCTTCAACATCAGCGCCGCGGTGAGGAAGACGGGGAACGAGGACAGCAGGTAGCGCCCCATGCCCATGAAGTCCTTCGTGGACCACGCGGGCAGCCCGACGATGGCCAGCACGTAGACGGCATAGCCCCACCCCAGCCGCTTGCGCGTGGGCCACACGAGCGCCAGCGCCAGGAAGGTGAAGAACGCGTGAATCACCAGGCGGACCGCCTCGCGCGTGTTCGACGGGTTCACCACCACGCGGTCGAACCACCGCGCCTTGAGCCACGTGGCCCAGCCCGGCTGCTGGTCCCACCCCGGCGCGCCCTGCACCTTCACGAAGGCGAACGGGTCACCGAACTGGTGCCACAGGTAGAGCATGTAGCAGCCGAAGCCCAGCCCGGAGAGCACGGGCAAGAGGTCCATCGCGTTCCACTTCTCGCCCCGCGCGTGCTTCCACTCGAGCCTGCGCACCAGGAGCCCCAGCACCACCGCGGGCGCCACCGGGCGCGCGGCCGTGGCCACCGCCGCCACCAGCACCGCCGGGGCCAGGTGCCCTTTCTCCAGCAGCAGGAACGCGCCAATCACCAACAGGATGAACAGCGCATCCGAGTACATCGCGCCGTAGAGGTACATCGCGAAGGGGTACGTGGCCATCAACAGCCCGGCCTTGAGCGCGGTGTCCTCGTCGGTCAGCACCTTCGCCCACTTCGTGAACAGGATGAGCGCCAGGGGCCCGCACAAGAGCGTGATGAGCACCCCCGCTTGATAGACATTGGGTCCCAATGTCTCCACCGCGCGGATGAGCAGCGGATAGAGCGGGAAGAACGCCACCGAGCTCTGCTGTCCCGGCGTGTACTGGTAGCCCTCCTGCACGATGCGCATGTACCAGCTGGAATCCCACGCCACCCATCCCATGGTGACGTACTCGTCGATGCGGACGATGGGGTTCTGCGGGTTCTTGTGGAAGATGCGCCGAGCG
This window contains:
- a CDS encoding diguanylate cyclase; translation: MSSTPYTLLVVDEAESAMVRLVKALGTEGYSLRHAAPGPEVRRKASEVDLVLWSVGPHAELTRDWLDNLLGPDGSKRPALVVLAHRDARAVWLDALAQGAEVVFDPWDAEELRARVARSLRSRARMEQLAREVGELQRLSSTDGLTGVHNHRYFQERLREEFRRAQRYDDPLALILLDLDHFKQVNDRHGHTAGDGVLREVAAALQRSVRETDLVARYGGEEFAVLLPRTQLTGALTVAERVRRDLGTLRVGPDGVLNVTASLGVSSFPHRSVLSPEQLLLTADEALYRAKADGRDRICLHSQLPLLPTVSSPND
- a CDS encoding glycosyltransferase family 2 protein, giving the protein MAKYPSISLFLPAWNEEDYVERAVSRALEVLPQLTDDFEIIVVNDASTDRTQELAEAMARRIPQLRVITHPVNLKLGGAMRTGLAASTKDIIVYSDIDLPWDLRELERALHLLEYLEGDMICAFRFDRTSEGSKRIVYSFVYNLLIRALFDVQIKDINFSFKVMHRRVLESMELKSQGSFIDAELVVKAIRKGFRVFQMGVDYFPRTRGVSTLASPSVIVKMVKELVRLYPETRTPSAPAQPVRLPPSVQPLHSVPSTGRAARG
- a CDS encoding carbohydrate deacetylase, with the protein product MASRPTRLVVNADDLGLHASLDAGILRAHREGIVTSATLLATGPTAREAASLARAQGLAVGLHLALSTRLTPAAPAHTVPTVAPEGRLRGSWADFAKAWLTGKVRREEVARELDAQLQRARALGVEVDHLDGHQHLHLLPGIRPLVESMAARERLPLRWPDALPRVGWLRTPGPALKTTILTMLARTAPRAPHGVRRVSAGGVFEAGKLDETALLSALDALPSGDFELGCHPGEGAPHVPEDPAWTYGWQAELDALTSPRVRARLQERGVQLHSYATLASAT
- a CDS encoding class I SAM-dependent methyltransferase, with amino-acid sequence MTTLLEQALALYSGLPAAERFHVHARASSAPLLSVVERMPGGTVADIGCGHGLLSALLSLADPARTVHAVDPDPRKVEWARRSLGGLAQVKLAEGTVEDALAPRLPGACDAAVVCDVLYLLPEAKWPGFLRTVHGLLKPGGCFLLKEVEGDGSWKHRKALAQEWVMVSLLGRTKASGGMVLKPRAEMRALLADAGFSVREVVDLGRGYTTPHVLYVAEASVA
- a CDS encoding mannosyltransferase family protein, yielding MARSASRTITLFVVVAVVLCSTLAAIGARRIFHKNPQNPIVRIDEYVTMGWVAWDSSWYMRIVQEGYQYTPGQQSSVAFFPLYPLLIRAVETLGPNVYQAGVLITLLCGPLALILFTKWAKVLTDEDTALKAGLLMATYPFAMYLYGAMYSDALFILLVIGAFLLLEKGHLAPAVLVAAVATAARPVAPAVVLGLLVRRLEWKHARGEKWNAMDLLPVLSGLGFGCYMLYLWHQFGDPFAFVKVQGAPGWDQQPGWATWLKARWFDRVVVNPSNTREAVRLVIHAFFTFLALALVWPTRKRLGWGYAVYVLAIVGLPAWSTKDFMGMGRYLLSSFPVFLTAALMLKERPRLLRGVVAFGAASVLFLSWAFGSDHYIS